The following coding sequences lie in one Spinacia oleracea cultivar Varoflay chromosome 1, BTI_SOV_V1, whole genome shotgun sequence genomic window:
- the LOC110795875 gene encoding proline-rich receptor-like protein kinase PERK2 — protein MRLIKLAIITLAIIITLATTNISCLDQTTLPLPPGPPAAAVAGQLCISECGSCPVICSSSPPPPPSPSTPTILTPLFPLSPPRAAKPPPPETIQPPLPPSSDLPPLLPIQPPSSEGYLPPPSPKAAHPPPSPPPPPSPPSSSSGSPKSSSGGSYNHPPPSPSVSFPLVIDPAGPSPPNPYYYFYESGAAFTSLPFPTYFSVFVIFVIHICYVLS, from the coding sequence ATGAGGCTCATCAAACTAGCCATAATAACATTGGCAATAATAATAACACTTGCTACTACAAACATATCATGCCTTGATCAAACTACACTTCCACTGCCACCGGGCCCACCGGCCGCAGCTGTTGCAGGGCAGCTCTGCATAAGTGAGTGTGGCAGTTGCCCTGTCATTTGCTCttcatcaccaccaccaccaccatcaccatccACCCCCACAATCCTCACACCACTCTTCCCTTTGTCCCCACCACGGGCCGCTAAACCTCCACCACCGGAAACCATCCAACCGCCCCTGCCACCATCGTCGGACCTTCCACCACTACTGCCAATACAACCACCATCATCCGAAGGTTACCTGCCGCCACCTTCTCCAAAGGCGGCACATCCACCGccgtcaccaccaccaccaccatcgccGCCTTCGTCCTCGAGTGGCTCGCCGAAGAGTAGTAGTGGGGGAAGTTATAATCATCCTCCTCCTAGTCCATCAGTTTCATTTCCATTGGTTATAGATCCAGCTGGTCCTTCCCCTCCTAATCCATACTACTACTTCTATGAGTCTGGTGCTGCATTTACATCACTTCCTTTTCCAACTTACTTCTCTGTTTTTGTAATCTTTGTCATTCATATATGCTATGTCTTATCTTAG